The DNA window GAGAAACTACCAGTAAAATCAGGAAAAAGTAGAATATTGCCGCGCTTTCCGCCATTGCTCTGCTTTCCTGCATGCCCACGAACTTCACGCTTACTCTCATCTTGGAAGAAATCTTAACCGCTAAAAGAGAGCAAACGACGGAAAGAGAGGCAACGAGGGATACTAAAGGAATTACTATGCCAAAAGAGTTAACGAACGGAAAGAAGAACGCATACACCGGAAGCATTACGAGCATGCCGCTAAGAAATGTCTTCAGAAGCGTGATTTTTGCGAATTCGCCGACCGAATTGTTAATTCTGTAAAACCACAGAACTGAGGCTTCCTGCAGCGCGTAGAATTCCATTATGCTTACAACGAAGAGAGCGAAATAGACTACGAAGAACCCCGGAAATTTAAAAGAAGTCGAGCTGGCGATAAATTTTCCGGCTGCAAACGTGAAAATTGCGAAGAGCGGTGCGTAGATTAGCTTTGTTCTTCTCAACTCCAAAAGCGTTTTCGTTAAAATTCCCTCTACGCGCTCGCTCCTGACGTTGGATTTGGGAAGATAATGAAAGATTTCTACATCCACCCGAACTCTGCCAGAAACAACGACGAGGAGAGAAAAGGAGAAAATAAAGGCTAAGGCGAAAGGTAGCAAATTTAACGACGTGTAACAGCTGTGAATAGCATCAACCACCACGTAGAAGAGTAAAGAGGCGGTCATTCTACCCGTGAAGAGATCGATGAGAGAAAGGAGAGAAAGTACGATCAAAGCACTTCTCAATCCGAGCAACTTTAAAGCCGAAGATACGGCTGAGATGTAAGCTAAACCGAAGAAGAGAAGGGAATACGCTAAAATTGCGGAAAGCAAGTTTCCGGAGATGTAAGTTAACAGGTAAAAAGGCAAGAAAATTGGAATCGAGAATTTCAAAAATATGAAGACCTCTGAGACGATTCTGCCGAGCAGGAAGTCTCTAACGCTTACCGGATAAAGAAAGACCGGATATTGCTCCTTAAAAACGATTATCCTCCCCTGCGTCCGAGCAGCACCCACGAATATTAAAGCGGATGTTATTGACGACAAAATCCTTTTCAGCTCTTCCAGAGAGACAAAGCTCGTCACCAACTTGTATACTTCAACGATGACGCCCTTATCGAACGGAAGAAACATGGAGGGAACGAAAGTGAGAAGAATCAATAAATCTACGACAAGCAGATACTTATGAACTCTGTAAGCCTTGATCTGGTTTACGATTAAGACTCTCGCAACGCTGAGGAATTTCACTTTACCACCTCTAAGAAAAAGCGTTCAAGTTCGTCGATCTCGTTAATATCGACTTCCGCAACAAGTTTTCCCTTGGATATTACTCCAACTCTATCGCAGAACTTCTCCACCTCGGAAAGCTGGTGAGTGGAGATTAAAGCAGTAGCTTTCATCCTCCTTATTTCTTTCTTAAATACGTGCTGCGACTCCGGATCCATGTTCGCCATCGGCTCGTCCATTATCAGAATTTCCGGCTCGTGAAGAAAAGCTACGCAAGCTGCGAGCTTTTGAACCATTCCCTTCGACATGCCAGCTACGATCTTATCCTCTTCCAAAGAAAAGACGTCGAGGAGGTGTTCGATTCTGTCTTCGTAATCTTTAAGCCCCCTAAGTTTTGCCGAGTAAATCAGAACTTCCTTGGCTGTCAAATACGGAAAGAGAATCGGCTCCTCGGGAATGTAGCCGACTTTTTTCATAACTTCCGCTCTATTTTTCACGTTCACTCCGTCGATTTTTGCAACGCCTCCGTCTGGCTTAAGCAAACCCACGAGGATTTTCAGAGTCGTGCTTTTCCCAGCTCCGTTTGGACCAAGCAAGGCGTAAACTTCTCCACGCTTTACTCTGAACGTCAGTCCATCTAATGCCTTTGTCTTTCCGAAATTCTTTTTTAAATCGATAACTTCTACCGCAAACACTAACGAGCTCAACAGAAATGTATAAAATTTTTATGAAATTATTGAACTACCTTCTTTTCAACAACTTACCCCCTCAAAATTTGGTAGAGAATCGCTTCGACCTCTCCGAGCTTGTCAGCCATGCTCTTTATTTCTTCAAAGCTGAGCTCTCCCTTCTTTTCGAATGTCGCGTCGACGAACATGCCTTCGCTGATAACATTTCCAAACTTTCTTGGTGGCAAGTAGCTAACAACAACACTCTCCGAATTCGCAAGTTTTTCCGAGTTCGTGACGACGTTAAATCTCTTTCCACAATCAACGACGCAAAGCCAGAGCTTGTCGGATATTTTGCTTGCCGAAATTACATCTCCAGAAAAGTATCTCACTGCAAATCCGATTTTGTCGATCTCACCTCTCTTAAACAGATCCGGGAGGGAAATAAGATAGTTGAGCCAGTACTCTGCAATTTTCCTGTTAAAATCCTCCTCGGCTTTCTGCAAAGCGTTGAGGATTTCCTCAGAAGTTCTAACGATGCTCTCACTAGCCTTAGCGAGTTCGTCAGGAGGCATGTAGGAGTACTTCAAAACCTGCAACTCGTTTTTAATCTTTCCAGCTAAACCAGCAAGCTCCTTTCTTTTCTGAACCTTAACATTCTGCAAAGCTTTTTCCAACTCCAACGCACCTCTTTCAGCTATGAGAATTCTGAAGTCGTTTGCAGTGTCCATGCCCTAAATTAAGCGAAGCTGTTATAACTCTTATGCTAAAACTCCTCGTAGGAATCGATGAACTTTCTATACCACTTCTCAAAAACTTCGGGAGTAACTAAGTGAATTTCAACACCTACGAGCTGTCCAACAATCCTCTCTACTTCTTCCAGAACTTCTCCATACCTTACCTTATCAGCCTTCTCAGAAACAACAAGGACGTCGAGATCGCTTAAAATCGAGTAATCTCCTCGGACAACACTTCCAAAAACTATAACTCTGACGTCGTCGTCTTCAAGAACTTCTCTAAA is part of the Ferroglobus placidus DSM 10642 genome and encodes:
- a CDS encoding nucleotidyltransferase domain-containing protein, which codes for MKGIDIALKIAEKKRKIFENYRELAVKLKKAFREVLEDDDVRVIVFGSVVRGDYSILSDLDVLVVSEKADKVRYGEVLEEVERIVGQLVGVEIHLVTPEVFEKWYRKFIDSYEEF
- a CDS encoding RNA-binding protein — protein: MDTANDFRILIAERGALELEKALQNVKVQKRKELAGLAGKIKNELQVLKYSYMPPDELAKASESIVRTSEEILNALQKAEEDFNRKIAEYWLNYLISLPDLFKRGEIDKIGFAVRYFSGDVISASKISDKLWLCVVDCGKRFNVVTNSEKLANSESVVVSYLPPRKFGNVISEGMFVDATFEKKGELSFEEIKSMADKLGEVEAILYQILRG
- a CDS encoding ABC transporter ATP-binding protein encodes the protein MSSLVFAVEVIDLKKNFGKTKALDGLTFRVKRGEVYALLGPNGAGKSTTLKILVGLLKPDGGVAKIDGVNVKNRAEVMKKVGYIPEEPILFPYLTAKEVLIYSAKLRGLKDYEDRIEHLLDVFSLEEDKIVAGMSKGMVQKLAACVAFLHEPEILIMDEPMANMDPESQHVFKKEIRRMKATALISTHQLSEVEKFCDRVGVISKGKLVAEVDINEIDELERFFLEVVK